CCCGGACACACAAGCGCTGGATGCCTGCTTCGAGGTGTTCATCCGCGGACTCGTGGCCAGGACCGCTCCTGCTCGCGGCAAGCGCTGACCTTCCACCGGGAGCGCCCTGGCAGAATGCCTCCGAAGGCACGTCGGGCAGGAGGCACGATGCGACTCGATCTCGCGGATCTTCATTTGTTCCTGTGCATCGTGGATGCGGGGAGCATCACGCAAGGCGCTCAGCGCGCGCACCTGACGTTGGCCTCCGCCAGCGAGCGTCTTCGGAGCATCGAAGAGGATGTCGGCGTCAAGCTGCTCGAACGGCGTCCCCGAGGTGTGGTCACCACGGAGGCGGGGGACGCCCTGGCACAGCACGCCCGGTTGCTCCTCCAGCAGCAGGCACTGATGAAGGACGCGTTGAACGCGTTCGTTGCAGGCCGGCGAGGCACCCTCCGGCTCGACGCGAACACCGCCGCGCTGACGGAGTTCCTGCCGGAGAAGCTGGCCCACTGGCTGGTCCGGCATCCGCAGTTGAATGTCGAGCTGCGAGAGCGGACCAGCGTGGACATCGTCAAGGCTGTCGAGGCGGGGTTCGCGGAGGCAGGGCTGATCTCGGATGCCGTGGACACGGGGGACCTGCAGGTGCGTCCGGTCGCACCGGAACCCCTGGTGCTCATCGTGCCATGCGGACATCCGCTCGCGACTTCCCAGGGCCTCGCGTTGCGCGACGTCCACCGCGAGCCCTTCGTCGGCTTGTTCCCCGAGAGCGCACTGCAGGAGCACATCTCCGAGCAGGCCCGAATCGCGGGGCTCGAGCTGTCCTTCCGCGTCCGGATGAAGGACTTTCGCGGCGTGTGCGAAATGGTGGCCCACGGCGTGGGGATGGGCATCGTCCCGGCCAGCGTCGCCTTGCGGCAGGCCCGTGAGGGTGCGTATCGCAGCGTGCCGCTCGCCGATGCCTGGGCGCGCCGGCGCTTGTGTGTCTGCGTCAGGGACTGGGACAGCCTGTCGGTTCCGGTTCGTGACCTGCTGAATCACCTGCTCGCGGACGCGGAGGCCTGAGCGGCGCTCACAGCGTCCTACGTGAGTGCTCGCGCGCGGTTTCGACGAAGAGCCGCAACGGGACCGAGCGCTGCGACCGGCTGGGGTAGTAGAGGAAGAAGCCGGGCACCGTCGGTGCGTATGCCTCGAGCACCCGCACGAGGCGCTGCTCCCGAATCAGCGGCAGCACCGTGGGTTCGAACGCGTAGGCGAGCCCCAGCCCTTCGCCCGCGAGCGCGACGGTGGTGGCACCGTCGTTGGTGATGACGCCGCCCCTCACGGGCACGCGCCAGTTCCTGCGCCCCTTTTCGAACTCCC
This genomic window from Myxococcus hansupus contains:
- a CDS encoding LysR family transcriptional regulator — encoded protein: MRLDLADLHLFLCIVDAGSITQGAQRAHLTLASASERLRSIEEDVGVKLLERRPRGVVTTEAGDALAQHARLLLQQQALMKDALNAFVAGRRGTLRLDANTAALTEFLPEKLAHWLVRHPQLNVELRERTSVDIVKAVEAGFAEAGLISDAVDTGDLQVRPVAPEPLVLIVPCGHPLATSQGLALRDVHREPFVGLFPESALQEHISEQARIAGLELSFRVRMKDFRGVCEMVAHGVGMGIVPASVALRQAREGAYRSVPLADAWARRRLCVCVRDWDSLSVPVRDLLNHLLADAEA